In Planifilum fimeticola, the genomic window AGAGGCACTCCGATGACGAGAGATTTGACCGAACACAGTATGCTTTCAAGGGTCAACATCCGCTTCAGTCCTGCCGGCGTCATGCCGACACTGCGCAAAGCCGCAAATTCCCGGGCGCGGAAGAGTACATTGGTGGATATGGTACTGATTACATTCGTCAGCCCAATCAGTGTGAGCATGGTGATGAAACCATATATAAACACCAAGATCAAGCGGGTTATGTCACGCATTGCAAAAGGAACTTCTTCCCCGCTTTTCACATCGATATATTCCGAGCTTCCTTCAAATGCAATCGATTCATGCAATATCTTGGTTGCGTATCCTTTAAACCCCTCCGGATCGGCTGCATCCACAAACCATGTGTAGCGCGTCGCATCAAGCCGGGGAACAATCACCATCATATTGCCTACATAGGTAGCTGCAATCTCATTCGGAACATCACGAAGATCAAGTGCACCCTCTAAGGGCAGTTCGACCACGGAATGGTCATTTTGATTGGTTAAGAGCAACGTCTTCGGATAGGATACAAAGGGTGTGAATACGGCTTTCCCGTCACCGTTATCGCCCGGTATTCGAACATAATTTACGAGGATGTTTGAGCCGGGCGAAACACCCGCGCGTTCGCACAACTCCGCATAGTTCTCAGCGTCTATCGCATATAAGGTGATCGGGAACGAATATCCATCCCCGACAGGGACACCACCATTGGAGTCGAGAAACTCTTTCATTTTAGATGTCAGCATCTCTTTCGGAATCACTGTTTTGTACGAGTGATCTTCATCCCGCAAATTGTCGCCCACGCCGAACACGGTCGTGTTCGGATACTCGCGAAATTTCTGGGTTACTTCGTCCGCAAGAACGCTATTTAACGTATGGTATGTCTGTTCATCGCCATCATGACCAAGCGTTCCTTTCTCCGGTCTCAAAAATTCGCCCACCACATTGGCGTTATCTACGACCGGGTAAAACAAGCGCGTGGTCTCTTTATAGTGTTCGCCGAAATAGCCCGCGACAATAAACAGTATGATGCTCATGGTGAGCGACACAACCGTCGCCCGGAAATTTCTCCGGCTCCGTTTCAGGGACTTATAAGCAAGTGTACCTTCATAACCGAACAGCTTCCCAATGAGCCGTCCGCCACGGACATCCCTCGCCTTAATCTTAACTTCATCCGTTCCCCGTATGGCATCGATTGCGGCCATCTTTGCCGCCTTGCGAG contains:
- a CDS encoding ABC transporter permease, translated to MKLTAKLAYSQIKTNRNRAFWTLAGIVLSTAMLTAVFCFASSADLMFKELLGESDYYNSMYNELLLGLSAVVGSVIIAATVIVVSNAFRVSAGERIKQFGALKSVGATKQQIAGIITHEGLILATVGIPLGIALGLLVNFVGIQIMDHLLAAANKRNTFQVNFDFVVAWQAILVSAVLSFVTVWMSAWLPARKAAKMAAIDAIRGTDEVKIKARDVRGGRLIGKLFGYEGTLAYKSLKRSRRNFRATVVSLTMSIILFIVAGYFGEHYKETTRLFYPVVDNANVVGEFLRPEKGTLGHDGDEQTYHTLNSVLADEVTQKFREYPNTTVFGVGDNLRDEDHSYKTVIPKEMLTSKMKEFLDSNGGVPVGDGYSFPITLYAIDAENYAELCERAGVSPGSNILVNYVRIPGDNGDGKAVFTPFVSYPKTLLLTNQNDHSVVELPLEGALDLRDVPNEIAATYVGNMMVIVPRLDATRYTWFVDAADPEGFKGYATKILHESIAFEGSSEYIDVKSGEEVPFAMRDITRLILVFIYGFITMLTLIGLTNVISTISTNVLFRAREFAALRSVGMTPAGLKRMLTLESILCSVKSLVIGVPLGMLGSYLLYRTFSSPVELDFAIPWLPIVQCTLGVIAVTWIIMRFSLSRLRDDNIVETIRLQYR